Within the Catalinimonas niigatensis genome, the region GTACGGGTGTCGTATTCAGCCCCTGCATATAGTAAAGTGCAATGGGTGGATTGATCAGGAAACCAAAAATACCCGCACCTACCAGGTTCCAGAAAGCCACGGCCACAAAGCAGTATATCGGCCATTTATAGGCTTTGATCCATTCGGTAGAGCGGCTCAGAGACAGATTGTGATAGGCCTCAAAACCAATCAGCACCAGAGGTACCACTTCCAGTGCGCTAAAGGTCGCTCCCAAAGCCAGTATGGCAGTAGGCGTACCGCTAAAATAGAGGTGATGGAAAGTACCGATGATTCCTCCGGATAAGAAAATGATCGTTGAAAATAATACGGTGGCTGTAGCGATGTTTGCCCGGATCAGGCCCATTCTTACAAAGAGAAAAGAAATCACTACTGTGGCAAATACTTCAAAAAAGCCCTCTACCCAAAGGTGTACCACCCACCAGCGCCAGTATTCTGCTACCGCCAGGTTGGTTTGTCGTCCCCACATCAGTCCGGCACCATAGAAAACAGCGATGGCAACAGAGGAGATCAGGAACATGGCAAGCAGATGTTTGCTGTCTTTCTGGGTTTTAAAAGCCGGCCATATCGCTCTGCTCATCAGGAATAACCAGATGAAAAGACCTGCAAAGAGAAAGATCTGCCAGAACCTGCCCAGGTCTACATATTCATATCCCTGGTGTCCAAACCAGAAATTAGCTTCGTACCCCAGCTTTTGCATAATTCCATACCACTGTCCGATCAGAGAGCCTACCACGATGATAAGCAGGGCAACAAACAAAATATTTACACCTAAAGCCTGAAACTTAGGTTCATATCCTGATACCGCAGGGGCAATGAACAAGCCTGTAGCCAGCCAGGAAGTAGCAATCCAGAAGATTGCCAGTTGAATATGCCAGGTACGGGTGACGGAGTAAGGTAAATATTCTGCCAGCGGAAATCCGTAGAAAGCGGTCCCTTCTACTCCATAATGTGCTGTGACAGCGCCCAGAATGACCTGTACCACAATCAAAGCCATCACTACCCAAAAGTATTTCAGCGTAGCACGCATAGAAGGCGTAGGCTGAAGTCCCAGCAACGGATCTTTCTCTGGTAGCTCTGAGGGATCAGGATCTTCTTCATGATGAGAAGCATAATAATAGGCCAGCAACCCAATACCGGCCAGCAGCAGGATCACACTGAAGCCCGTCCAAAGGATAAGACCACTCGTAGGCTCATTGGCGACCAGCCGTTCCGG harbors:
- a CDS encoding nitric-oxide reductase large subunit, producing the protein MKYKKLWIGFVVVVVGSFAVLGYYGFEIYRAAPPIPKAVITEEGETIFTEKDIKNGQNVWQSMGGQEVGSIWGHGAYVAPDWTADWLHKEAVFMLNQMAKQDYNTAYDALDEEQQAGLKARLQKQLRQNTYDPQTATLTISSLRAQAIEDNSQFYAGLFMNDPAQEALRDAYAIPANAIREESRMREMNAFFFWATWACVTHRPGSEITYTNNWPPERLVANEPTSGLILWTGFSVILLLAGIGLLAYYYASHHEEDPDPSELPEKDPLLGLQPTPSMRATLKYFWVVMALIVVQVILGAVTAHYGVEGTAFYGFPLAEYLPYSVTRTWHIQLAIFWIATSWLATGLFIAPAVSGYEPKFQALGVNILFVALLIIVVGSLIGQWYGIMQKLGYEANFWFGHQGYEYVDLGRFWQIFLFAGLFIWLFLMSRAIWPAFKTQKDSKHLLAMFLISSVAIAVFYGAGLMWGRQTNLAVAEYWRWWVVHLWVEGFFEVFATVVISFLFVRMGLIRANIATATVLFSTIIFLSGGIIGTFHHLYFSGTPTAILALGATFSALEVVPLVLIGFEAYHNLSLSRSTEWIKAYKWPIYCFVAVAFWNLVGAGIFGFLINPPIALYYMQGLNTTPVHGHTALFGVYGILGIGLMLFVLKGLAARNVWKDSLIRFAFWSINIGLALMVLISVLPIGLAQTWVSVEVGLWYARSAEFMQQPGMDTLRWLRVIGDTIFAVGVLALGWFVIGLKTGWSVKGEIDLSDHHYPTVKEEEETLV